A part of Aegilops tauschii subsp. strangulata cultivar AL8/78 chromosome 2, Aet v6.0, whole genome shotgun sequence genomic DNA contains:
- the LOC109778194 gene encoding pathogenesis-related protein 1: MASTDSWTHEIESPVAAARLFRAGVMDWHTLAPKLAPHIVASAHPVEGEGGIGSIRQFNFTSAMPFSLMKERLEFIDADKCECKSTLIEGGGIGTAIETATSHIKVEPAANGGSAVKVESTYKLLPGVEVNDEITKAKESVTAIFKAAEAYLVANPDAYN, translated from the exons ATGGCCTCCACCGACAGCTGGACCCACGAGATCGAATCGCCGGTGGCCGCAGCGCGCCTCTTCCGCGCCGGCGTCATGGACTGGCACACACTGGCCCCTAAGCTCGCACCGCACATCGTCGCCAGCGCCCACCCTGTTGAGGGCGAAGGCGGCATCGGCAGCATCAGGCAGTTCAACTTCACCTCAG CCATGCCCTTCAGCCTCATGAAAGAGAGGCTCGAGTTCATCGACGCCGACAAGTGCGAGTGCAAGTCCACCCTCATCGAGGGCGGCGGCATCGGCACCGCCATCGAGACGGCCACCTCGCACATCAAGGTGGAGCCGGCGGCCAACGGTGGGAGCGCCGTTAAGGTGGAGTCGACCTACAAGCTGCTGCCGGGCGTGGAGGTAAACGATGAGATCACCAAGGCCAAGGAGTCTGTCACGGCCATCTTCAAGGCCGCCGAGGCCTACCTCGTCGCCAACCCAGACGCTTACAACTGA